One stretch of Leadbetterella byssophila DSM 17132 DNA includes these proteins:
- a CDS encoding heavy-metal-associated domain-containing protein, with the protein MKIIVLNLLLALSFGAFAQKGNGDTVSFASSVKCGMCKKTIESKLGKEKGVQSVNVDLKEHTVNVVYNPKKTNKQELKNKISKIGYDADEVVADQKAHDELPACCQKTSKSH; encoded by the coding sequence ATGAAAATCATCGTATTAAACCTATTATTAGCTCTAAGTTTCGGCGCTTTTGCGCAGAAAGGAAATGGAGATACTGTAAGTTTTGCTAGTTCTGTAAAATGCGGAATGTGCAAGAAAACTATTGAATCTAAACTAGGAAAAGAAAAAGGGGTTCAGTCTGTAAATGTAGATTTGAAGGAACATACCGTGAATGTAGTATACAATCCAAAGAAGACAAACAAGCAAGAGTTAAAAAACAAGATTTCTAAAATTGGATACGATGCTGATGAAGTAGTAGCGGACCAAAAAGCTCACGATGAACTTCCGGCTTGTTGCCAAAAAACTTCAAAATCGCACTAA
- a CDS encoding TolC family protein produces the protein MNKIVLSGVMLGIMLGCKTPQLPEKSQTVFLPNHFSEMGKESSEVGPWKNFIQDPYLRVLIDSALANNQELNIELQEIQVAQNEVYAKTGEYRPYVQWQVGASVDKVGRYTRDGAVEHNLDISSDKAFPEPFSDYKIGLVAGWEVDIWKKMRASKKAAYHRYMGTVEGRNFLVTQLVAEIAHSYYELQALDQQLEILEQNYELQSKVLNIISLLKNSTRANELAVSRFQAQVLKTKAMRFDLLQKTVEAENRINLLVGRMPQKVERSKNSSLATFQTGVPVDLLRNRPDIRRAELELEAQKLDVYAAKMRFYPALAIEGGMGWQAFNPTYLVKPASFLFQMGANMAGPLINKRAITADYKSANAKQIQALYNYERSLLQAVIEVETEVKALENLESKIDLKKQEVEALNRSVEVSEKLFNYARADYMEVLLTQREALEVQFELIESELMRKSAQINLYKALGGGWL, from the coding sequence AAAGTAGTGAAGTGGGGCCATGGAAGAACTTTATTCAAGATCCATATTTAAGGGTTTTGATCGATTCCGCTCTTGCAAATAACCAGGAACTTAACATAGAACTGCAAGAGATTCAGGTGGCACAGAATGAAGTTTATGCTAAAACCGGAGAATATAGACCCTATGTCCAATGGCAAGTAGGAGCTTCAGTGGATAAGGTGGGGAGATATACTAGAGACGGAGCTGTGGAGCATAACTTAGACATCTCCTCCGATAAGGCATTTCCTGAGCCCTTCTCTGATTATAAGATAGGCTTAGTGGCCGGTTGGGAAGTGGACATTTGGAAAAAAATGCGTGCTTCAAAGAAGGCTGCCTATCATCGTTACATGGGTACGGTAGAAGGGAGAAATTTCCTTGTAACTCAACTAGTAGCTGAAATTGCCCATTCCTATTATGAACTTCAGGCCTTGGATCAGCAGTTGGAGATTCTTGAGCAGAATTATGAACTGCAGAGTAAGGTTTTGAATATCATTTCATTGCTTAAGAATTCTACAAGAGCTAATGAGTTAGCAGTTTCCAGGTTCCAGGCTCAGGTTTTGAAAACCAAGGCAATGCGCTTTGACTTACTTCAGAAGACCGTGGAAGCTGAGAACAGGATTAATCTCTTAGTAGGTAGGATGCCCCAAAAGGTAGAACGGAGCAAAAATTCTAGTTTGGCTACATTTCAGACTGGAGTACCTGTAGATCTTTTAAGGAATCGACCGGACATTAGAAGAGCAGAACTAGAATTGGAAGCTCAAAAATTAGATGTATATGCAGCTAAAATGCGTTTCTATCCTGCTTTAGCCATTGAAGGTGGAATGGGTTGGCAAGCATTTAATCCTACTTATTTGGTAAAGCCTGCATCTTTTCTGTTTCAAATGGGAGCGAATATGGCAGGGCCATTAATCAACAAGAGAGCTATTACTGCTGATTATAAGAGTGCAAATGCCAAACAAATTCAAGCCCTTTATAATTATGAGAGATCACTTCTTCAGGCTGTTATAGAAGTAGAGACAGAGGTCAAAGCTTTGGAAAATTTGGAAAGTAAGATAGATTTAAAAAAGCAAGAAGTTGAAGCCTTAAATCGCTCGGTGGAAGTTTCTGAGAAATTATTTAATTATGCCAGAGCTGATTACATGGAAGTTCTGCTTACGCAAAGGGAAGCATTGGAAGTTCAATTTGAGCTGATTGAATCTGAATTGATGCGAAAAAGCGCTCAGATCAATCTTTATAAGGCGCTGGGTGGCGGATGGCTGTAA